One window of Gloeothece citriformis PCC 7424 genomic DNA carries:
- a CDS encoding AGE family epimerase/isomerase yields the protein MANAIDFTFSDLIAGYVTYYNEQEDCFGLKTSDSREYEVYFTPTAYAELVRNLGEAYQDATGQMRDMIKSGVPPQEGMRGRFLLVYGIFYPEDGNQYRFEGKHIVFVGRNFDQYSFEKPDWWVNQIKQLAEFYLKAEFGVPQTVVNIDYSKYRTNLTITGEKQKSGRQETDTISRLVYGFASAYLLTGNDSYLEAATKGTDYLREHMRFKDQSEGIVYWYHAVDIQDDGSERKVYASEFGDDYEAIPCYEQIYALAGPIQTYRITGDPKILEDAKATVNLFKRFFIDTSEYGGYFSHIDPITFSPFSDSLGRNKGRKNWNSVGDHAPAYLINLWLATGKEEYAAFLEETFDTITKRFPDYENSPFVQEKFFQDWSKDQEWGWQQNRAVVGHNLKIAWNLTRMYGLRNKPEYKDFANKIGNIIAEVGTDRQRGGWHDVVERVEKAGKFHKYVWHNRKAWWQQEQGILAYYIMAGVYREAENVDFIRYAREGTAFYNAWFLDHYDGGVYFNVLADGHPFALGTERGKGSHSMAGYHSFELCYLAAIYNNLLLFKEPMDFYFKPTPGGFPDKILRVAPDILPPGSIKIKQVWIEGKPYYDFDSEGLFIRLPEDYENKKIRVRIYPTNIPFEAAFLEVTAENLAKIDLSGDLEGASALQEFDQEFERIEIQEAQGLIFVVNDLKSISSEALRYLSFYNSRKVRESGGHFTIKVEGANDTIKQAFLEANLVEESDFI from the coding sequence ATGGCTAATGCCATTGACTTTACATTCTCAGATTTAATTGCTGGTTACGTTACCTACTACAACGAGCAAGAAGATTGTTTTGGGTTAAAAACTTCAGATAGTCGAGAATATGAAGTTTATTTTACTCCTACAGCCTACGCTGAACTGGTTCGGAATTTAGGAGAAGCTTACCAAGACGCTACCGGTCAGATGCGAGACATGATTAAGTCTGGTGTGCCTCCTCAAGAGGGAATGCGAGGACGATTTTTATTAGTCTATGGGATCTTTTATCCAGAAGATGGAAATCAATACCGCTTTGAAGGAAAACATATTGTTTTTGTCGGAAGAAATTTCGATCAATATTCTTTTGAAAAACCGGATTGGTGGGTCAATCAAATTAAACAACTGGCTGAGTTTTATCTCAAAGCAGAATTTGGAGTTCCCCAAACGGTTGTTAACATTGACTATTCTAAATATCGCACCAATTTAACGATTACCGGAGAAAAACAAAAAAGCGGACGACAAGAAACCGATACTATTTCTCGGTTAGTCTATGGGTTTGCCTCTGCCTATTTATTAACAGGAAATGATAGCTATTTAGAAGCCGCTACTAAAGGAACAGACTATCTCCGGGAACACATGAGATTTAAAGATCAAAGTGAAGGCATTGTTTACTGGTATCATGCCGTAGATATTCAAGATGATGGCTCAGAAAGAAAAGTTTATGCCTCAGAATTCGGGGATGATTATGAGGCCATTCCCTGTTATGAACAGATTTACGCTTTAGCTGGCCCGATTCAAACCTATAGAATTACGGGTGATCCTAAAATCCTAGAAGATGCCAAAGCAACCGTTAATTTATTTAAGAGATTTTTCATTGATACCTCGGAATATGGCGGTTATTTTTCTCACATTGATCCGATTACCTTTAGTCCTTTTAGTGACTCTTTAGGACGGAATAAAGGGAGAAAGAATTGGAACTCTGTAGGGGATCATGCTCCGGCTTATTTAATTAATCTTTGGTTAGCCACTGGTAAAGAAGAATATGCCGCGTTTCTAGAGGAAACTTTTGATACAATTACCAAACGGTTTCCCGATTATGAAAACAGTCCCTTTGTGCAAGAAAAATTCTTTCAAGACTGGAGTAAAGATCAAGAATGGGGATGGCAGCAAAACCGGGCAGTTGTAGGTCACAACCTCAAAATTGCTTGGAATTTAACCCGGATGTATGGGTTAAGAAATAAACCAGAATATAAAGACTTTGCCAATAAAATTGGCAACATTATTGCTGAAGTTGGAACAGACCGGCAACGAGGCGGTTGGCATGATGTGGTTGAACGAGTTGAAAAAGCCGGCAAGTTTCATAAATATGTCTGGCACAATCGTAAAGCTTGGTGGCAACAAGAACAAGGTATCCTCGCTTATTACATTATGGCGGGAGTTTATCGGGAAGCAGAAAACGTCGATTTTATCCGCTATGCTCGTGAAGGAACGGCTTTTTATAATGCTTGGTTTTTAGATCATTATGATGGTGGCGTTTACTTCAATGTTTTAGCCGATGGACATCCCTTTGCTTTGGGAACAGAACGGGGTAAAGGTAGCCATTCTATGGCGGGTTATCACTCTTTTGAATTGTGTTATCTGGCAGCAATTTATAATAATTTGCTCCTATTCAAAGAGCCGATGGACTTCTACTTTAAGCCTACACCGGGTGGTTTCCCCGATAAAATTTTGCGGGTAGCTCCTGATATTTTACCTCCGGGAAGTATCAAAATTAAACAAGTTTGGATTGAAGGTAAACCCTATTATGATTTTGATTCCGAAGGGTTGTTTATTCGACTGCCCGAAGATTATGAAAACAAAAAAATTCGGGTTCGGATTTATCCCACTAACATTCCCTTTGAAGCCGCATTCTTAGAAGTAACCGCCGAAAATCTGGCTAAAATTGATCTCTCTGGAGATCTAGAAGGAGCTTCCGCTTTACAAGAATTCGATCAAGAGTTTGAACGGATAGAAATTCAAGAAGCTCAGGGATTGATTTTTGTGGTTAATGATTTAAAATCTATCTCCAGTGAAGCCTTAAGATATCTATCCTTTTATAATTCTCGAAAAGTGCGGGAATCTGGAGGGCATTTTACCATTAAAGTCGAAGGAGCTAACGATACCATCAAACAAGCTTTCTTAGAAGCAAATTTAGTCGAAGAAAGCGACTTTATTTAG
- a CDS encoding alpha-amylase family glycosyl hydrolase, which produces MAKIPVTFTYLTGLTPNIFSNARLSGSWDNQGNYSQEWTTTPMEQIIADDGCPAFRATVELDDSQIGQQFRWGVILDNPAGADFWGITTEINDGTSQERYRTFTLTNQPQPETYYLTHCRRLGSRKVYPNNQQTPGVQFAVWCPNAQNVEVAFGNSANGYIADDGYGIDSNLPIIALNRGQEGVWQTDPNNPTLSNFSPFDHKPYMFRVTKDDGTVAYRTDLYSQCQIGSGNFNPNGGHFDGSYTELDGTKSCSVVVDTDMVAKNFSETVWPEHEFIPASEFWQDELNPDRPLPTRVEDLVIYELHLGALGYGKDRPGTLGDAMELLEKGYFEELGINAIELLPMSEFRDEANWGYETSHYFALEYSAGGRDQLKHFIKACHQRGIAVILDVVYNHYSPDGERAQWGYDSNAPERNIYYWYEGDPNSYRYSDGRPFPEGGYIDNMSTGYSPRFHEEMVRKLFISSAATLLSEFHVDGFRADQTTSMHSYNVLHADGRSMGNVNQFGAKFLREWSRTLKLIKPTVMLMAEDHSDWNLVTVSAFEGGLGFDAAWYSEFYHHLIGDTRQGNQYAKLIPTAGYGDNRPLAMDYFAGALGASGDHKVVYHESHDEAGNASYMEGGQRIESRRTIVSAVNGATLTESVRPYAEARTRFACGMTLLSAGTPMFFMAEEIGAQKQYRYGDFINNREDLLGERVGEGRFLFQYYGDIIRLRLNHSGLRSHNIDIVYVHNANRIIAFRRWDDREEFLIVGSLSNFPFTDGYTIENSRLSNGLWREIFNSDAQAYRGNNLGNGGATIPSNNGRMNVIIPANSVVVFQKF; this is translated from the coding sequence ATGGCTAAAATTCCTGTTACATTTACTTATTTAACCGGATTAACCCCCAACATCTTTAGTAATGCGCGCCTCAGTGGAAGTTGGGACAATCAAGGCAACTACTCCCAAGAATGGACAACCACCCCAATGGAACAAATTATTGCCGATGATGGGTGTCCGGCCTTTCGAGCCACAGTGGAACTCGATGATTCCCAAATCGGTCAACAATTTCGTTGGGGAGTCATTCTCGATAATCCCGCCGGTGCAGATTTTTGGGGCATTACAACCGAAATTAATGACGGGACATCTCAGGAAAGATACCGTACCTTTACCCTAACCAATCAACCGCAACCAGAAACCTATTATCTCACTCATTGTCGCCGCTTAGGATCGCGCAAAGTCTACCCCAATAATCAACAAACTCCGGGAGTACAATTTGCTGTCTGGTGTCCTAACGCCCAAAATGTAGAGGTAGCATTTGGTAATTCTGCTAACGGTTATATTGCCGATGATGGCTATGGAATTGATTCTAATCTACCCATTATAGCCTTAAATCGAGGTCAAGAAGGAGTATGGCAAACCGATCCCAATAACCCAACCTTATCCAATTTCTCCCCATTTGATCATAAACCCTATATGTTTAGGGTGACAAAAGATGATGGAACGGTTGCCTATCGTACCGATTTATATTCCCAGTGTCAAATTGGCAGTGGGAATTTTAACCCCAATGGAGGACATTTTGACGGCAGTTATACCGAACTCGACGGAACAAAAAGCTGTTCTGTAGTCGTCGATACAGACATGGTGGCGAAAAACTTTTCGGAAACGGTTTGGCCAGAACATGAGTTTATCCCGGCTTCAGAATTTTGGCAAGATGAATTAAATCCCGATCGCCCCCTTCCTACTCGCGTTGAAGATTTGGTGATTTATGAATTACATCTAGGCGCGTTAGGATACGGCAAAGATCGCCCCGGAACCTTGGGGGATGCGATGGAATTGCTAGAAAAGGGGTATTTTGAAGAGTTAGGCATCAACGCCATTGAACTCCTGCCGATGTCTGAATTTAGGGATGAAGCTAACTGGGGTTATGAAACCTCCCATTACTTTGCTTTAGAATACAGTGCCGGCGGACGAGATCAACTGAAACATTTTATCAAAGCCTGTCATCAGCGTGGGATTGCGGTTATTTTAGACGTAGTCTATAACCATTATTCTCCAGATGGGGAACGGGCGCAATGGGGCTATGATTCTAATGCCCCTGAACGGAATATCTATTATTGGTATGAAGGAGATCCCAACAGTTATCGCTATTCAGACGGGCGGCCTTTTCCAGAGGGGGGCTATATTGATAATATGTCAACCGGGTATTCTCCTCGATTTCATGAAGAGATGGTGCGAAAATTGTTTATCTCTTCCGCCGCTACCCTCCTGAGTGAGTTTCATGTGGATGGGTTTCGGGCCGATCAAACAACTTCGATGCACTCCTATAATGTACTCCATGCTGACGGGCGATCGATGGGGAATGTGAATCAATTTGGGGCGAAATTTTTACGGGAGTGGAGTCGCACCTTAAAATTAATTAAACCCACCGTCATGTTAATGGCCGAGGATCATTCCGATTGGAATTTAGTTACGGTGTCTGCGTTTGAAGGGGGGTTAGGATTTGATGCGGCTTGGTATTCTGAATTTTATCATCATTTGATTGGGGATACCCGACAAGGGAATCAATACGCTAAATTGATACCTACGGCAGGATATGGGGATAATCGTCCTCTAGCGATGGATTATTTTGCCGGTGCTTTAGGGGCATCAGGAGATCACAAAGTCGTCTATCATGAATCCCATGATGAGGCCGGTAACGCCTCTTATATGGAAGGAGGACAACGGATAGAGTCTCGACGCACTATTGTTTCTGCGGTAAATGGGGCAACCCTTACCGAGTCAGTTCGTCCTTATGCAGAGGCGCGTACTCGTTTCGCTTGTGGGATGACGCTTTTGAGTGCCGGAACCCCCATGTTTTTTATGGCCGAAGAAATAGGGGCACAAAAACAGTACCGTTACGGAGATTTTATCAATAATCGAGAAGATTTGTTAGGGGAGCGTGTCGGAGAAGGTCGATTTTTATTTCAATATTATGGGGATATTATTCGCCTGAGATTAAATCATAGCGGATTGCGATCGCACAATATTGATATTGTTTATGTTCACAATGCTAACCGAATCATTGCCTTTAGACGGTGGGATGATCGAGAAGAATTTTTAATTGTGGGCAGTTTGAGTAATTTCCCCTTTACTGATGGCTATACGATCGAAAATTCTCGTCTGTCTAATGGGTTATGGCGAGAAATTTTTAATAGTGATGCCCAAGCTTACCGAGGCAATAATCTAGGCAATGGAGGGGCAACCATTCCCTCTAACAATGGTCGAATGAATGTGATCATTCCGGCTAATAGTGTCGTAGTCTTTCAAAAATTCTAG
- a CDS encoding alpha-amylase family protein produces MNYQISNFFKTCTILTLVFLVCFLTGLIPPANADVIYHAFNEPFDQIRAEIPQLKEQGYTYIQISPPQLSNPSSEWWARYQPIDFTVLESPLGNEEDLKELIDAAHQQEEKIIVDVVLNHMANYGDYPYTLQYPRFSPDNFHPRVCIQNYDDAYQATHGWLGLDCNSGQGGLPDLNTESDYVRQELKNYLTTLLDLGVDGFRIDALKHIEEGFFQTVLNDIPDNIYFYGEVVEGRPIDALRYIGIHNIDVTDYPLLGAIKNALGLGGDLRSLMNPASYNAALPGPNAVTFAKTHDTLPGSLLYSSYGMDQLDSLLANAFVLSREDGLPLIYRDDAEEPIVQAGVKFHEQMTGQAQYFRSGNEIAAEADNPNLLFIERGNEGIAMINKSGNFFDVPIAQMPGLDVGCYQELHYNFTMSVGLDQNGQKIITRWGNPTRGGIQIGPRDALFFVKSADQTCQ; encoded by the coding sequence ATGAACTATCAAATTTCTAACTTTTTCAAAACTTGTACAATTCTAACCCTTGTTTTTTTAGTGTGTTTTTTAACTGGATTAATTCCCCCAGCAAACGCCGATGTTATTTATCATGCGTTTAATGAACCATTTGATCAAATTAGAGCAGAAATCCCTCAATTGAAAGAGCAAGGATACACCTATATTCAAATTTCACCCCCTCAATTAAGTAATCCTTCTAGTGAATGGTGGGCGAGATATCAACCGATTGATTTTACGGTTTTAGAGAGTCCTTTAGGCAATGAAGAAGACTTAAAAGAACTGATTGACGCTGCCCATCAACAAGAAGAAAAAATCATTGTTGATGTGGTCTTAAATCACATGGCAAACTATGGAGATTATCCCTATACTTTACAATATCCCCGCTTTTCTCCTGATAATTTTCATCCGAGAGTCTGCATTCAAAATTACGATGATGCTTATCAAGCAACTCATGGATGGTTAGGGTTAGATTGTAATAGTGGACAAGGAGGACTTCCAGATTTAAATACTGAATCTGATTATGTTCGACAAGAACTGAAAAATTACCTGACTACACTTTTAGATCTTGGAGTTGATGGATTTCGGATTGACGCTTTAAAACACATTGAAGAAGGATTTTTTCAAACCGTATTGAATGATATTCCCGATAATATTTATTTTTACGGTGAGGTTGTCGAAGGTCGTCCCATAGACGCTTTACGTTATATTGGCATTCATAATATTGATGTTACCGATTATCCCCTTTTAGGCGCAATTAAAAATGCTTTGGGTTTAGGGGGTGATTTACGATCGTTAATGAATCCGGCCAGTTATAATGCGGCTTTACCTGGCCCTAATGCGGTTACTTTTGCCAAAACCCACGATACCTTACCCGGAAGTTTATTATATAGTTCTTATGGGATGGATCAACTTGATAGTTTATTAGCGAATGCTTTTGTTTTGAGTCGGGAAGATGGATTACCGTTAATTTATCGAGATGATGCTGAAGAACCTATTGTTCAAGCGGGGGTAAAATTTCATGAACAAATGACAGGACAAGCTCAATATTTTCGGAGTGGAAATGAAATTGCTGCCGAGGCAGATAACCCAAATTTACTCTTTATTGAACGGGGAAATGAAGGAATAGCTATGATTAATAAATCGGGTAACTTTTTTGATGTTCCTATTGCTCAAATGCCCGGATTAGATGTGGGGTGTTATCAAGAATTACACTACAATTTCACTATGTCAGTAGGGTTAGATCAAAACGGACAAAAAATCATTACTCGTTGGGGAAATCCCACAAGAGGAGGAATTCAAATCGGGCCGAGGGATGCTCTATTTTTTGTTAAATCTGCTGACCAAACTTGCCAATAA
- a CDS encoding Rid family hydrolase, whose translation MKRWLLAIVVLALVLLTDLSLAQAEEFKRLNPKELVDLSQYYTQIIEVPSNTRLIYIAGQSGTDATGKIVSDDTADQMRQSFHNLRIALDQVGAKPEDVAKITVLIVNHNEELLKPLEEEINKLWGSKTPTSTLIPVPRLALDEMKFEIDAIAVVPNS comes from the coding sequence ATGAAACGTTGGTTATTAGCTATTGTCGTTTTAGCATTGGTTTTATTGACAGATCTTTCTCTTGCCCAAGCAGAGGAATTTAAAAGGTTAAATCCTAAAGAGTTAGTCGATCTTTCTCAATACTATACCCAAATTATTGAAGTCCCGTCTAACACTCGATTAATCTATATTGCTGGGCAATCTGGTACTGACGCAACCGGAAAAATTGTTTCTGACGATACGGCGGATCAAATGCGTCAATCCTTCCATAACTTACGTATTGCTTTAGATCAAGTAGGAGCTAAACCAGAAGATGTGGCTAAAATTACTGTTTTGATTGTCAATCATAATGAAGAATTATTAAAACCTTTAGAGGAGGAAATTAACAAACTTTGGGGAAGTAAAACCCCAACTAGCACCCTGATTCCTGTTCCTCGTTTAGCCCTTGATGAAATGAAATTTGAAATAGATGCGATCGCTGTAGTTCCCAACTCTTAA